The following proteins come from a genomic window of Streptomyces sp. NBC_01716:
- a CDS encoding DUF6193 family natural product biosynthesis protein: protein MDSDLYPDLAAAGSLTAALQELAAELGVVLTVVPLEGGSPVTAGIATPVAGRKPLAVYIGETSRWFSVSGWSSGIELITGATSDLEDVVRAGAAWAQDGSLAELLAGLPFLRSSARAEAHERGPAAVVELQWQTMREQAAETPDFPEFAALVEAAHAEPALRQLYVFSSHWTLGFSSCTGFPFSVQAGIAPSRAAGPYRVMKHPQPEVLAETPTAEEAVALAVSYLPSGLGPAVGGTADQNE, encoded by the coding sequence ATGGACTCCGACCTCTACCCCGACCTGGCCGCCGCGGGCAGCCTGACCGCGGCATTGCAAGAGCTGGCGGCCGAACTCGGTGTTGTTCTCACGGTGGTTCCCCTTGAAGGGGGGTCCCCGGTGACGGCAGGCATCGCCACACCGGTCGCGGGGCGCAAACCACTGGCCGTCTACATCGGGGAAACGAGCCGCTGGTTCAGCGTCTCGGGTTGGAGCTCGGGGATCGAGCTCATCACCGGGGCCACGTCGGACCTGGAGGACGTCGTCAGAGCCGGCGCGGCGTGGGCACAGGACGGGAGTCTGGCGGAGCTGCTAGCTGGGCTGCCGTTTCTGCGGTCCAGCGCACGCGCCGAGGCTCACGAACGCGGGCCGGCGGCAGTGGTGGAGCTCCAGTGGCAAACGATGCGGGAACAGGCGGCCGAGACCCCGGATTTCCCCGAGTTCGCCGCACTGGTGGAAGCGGCTCATGCTGAACCAGCCCTGCGCCAGCTCTACGTGTTCTCCAGCCACTGGACGCTTGGCTTCAGCTCCTGCACCGGATTCCCGTTCTCCGTTCAAGCGGGCATCGCTCCCTCGCGTGCCGCCGGTCCGTACCGCGTGATGAAGCACCCACAACCCGAGGTACTCGCCGAGACGCCCACGGCGGAAGAGGCCGTCGCCCTGGCGGTGTCCTACCTCCCCAGCGGCCTCGGCCCGGCCGTAGGAGGAACTGCCGACCAAAATGAGTGA